The Lactuca sativa cultivar Salinas chromosome 2, Lsat_Salinas_v11, whole genome shotgun sequence genome includes a window with the following:
- the LOC122196623 gene encoding ribulose bisphosphate carboxylase large chain — protein sequence MNCRDGFMSPQIETKASVGFKAGVKDYKLTYYTPEYETKDTDILAAFRVTPQPRVPPEEAGAAVAAESSTGTWTTVWTDGLTSLDCYKGRCYGIEPIPGEENQYIAYVAYPLDLFEEGFVTNMFTSIVGNVFGFKALRALRLEDLRIPTTYAKTFQGPPHGIQVERNKLNKYGRPLLGCTIKPKLGLSAKNYGRAIYKCLCGGLDFTKDDENMNSQPFMHWRDRFLFCAEAIFKSQAETCEIKGHYLNATAGTCEEMMKKAIFSRELGVPIVMHDYLTGGFTANTSLAHYCRDNGLLLHIHRAMHAVIDRQKNHGIHFRVLAKVLRMSGGDHIHSGTVVGKLEGEREITLGFVDLLRDDFIEKDKSRGIYFTQDWVSLPGVLPVASGGIHVWHMPDLTEIIGYDSVLQFGGGTLGHPWGNAPGAVANRVALEACVQARNYMTNIVSSVRG from the coding sequence ATGAATTGTAGGGACGGATTTATGTCACCACAAATAGAGACTAAAGCAAGTGTTGGATTCAAAGCTGGTGTTAAAGATTATAAATTGACTTATTATACTCCTGAGTATGAAACCAAGGATACTGATATTTTGGCAGCATTTCGAGTAACTCCTCAACCTCGAGTTCCGCCTGAAGAAGCAGGGGCCGCAGTAGCTGCCGAATCTTCTACTGGTACATGGACAACTGTGTGGACCGATGGACTTACGAGCCTTGATTGTTACAAAGGGCGATGCTATGGAATCGAGCCTATTCCTGGAGAAGAAAATCAATATATTGCTTATGTAGCTTACCCATTAGACCTTTTTGAAGAAGGTTTTGTTACTAACATGTTTACTTCCATTGTAGGTAATGTATTTGGGTTCAAAGCCTTGCGTGCTCTACGTCTGGAAGATTTGCGAATCCCTACTACATATGCTAAAACTTTCCAAGGCCCGCCTCACGGCATCCAAGTTGAGAGAAATAAATTGAACAAGTATGGTCGTCCCCTGTTAGGATGTACTATTAAACCTAAATTGGGGTTATCCGCTAAAAACTACGGTAGAGCTATTTATAAATGTCTTTGTGGTGGCCTTGATTTTACTAAAGATGATGAGAACATGAACTCCCAACCATTTATGCATTGGAGAGACCGTTTCTTATTTTGTGCTGAAGCTATTTTTAAATCACAAGCTGAAACATGTGAAATCAAAGGGCATTACTTGAATGCTACTGCGGGTACATGCGAAGAAATGATGAAAAAGGCTATATTTTCCAGAGAATTGGGAGTTCCTATCGTAATGCATGACTACCTAACAGGGGGATTCACTGCAAATACTAGCTTGGCTCATTATTGCCGAGATAATGGTCTACTTCTTCACATCCACCGCGCAATGCATGCAGTTATTGATAGACAGAAGAATCACGGTATACACTTCCGTGTACTAGCTAAAGTGTTACGTATGTCTGGTGGAGATCATATTCATTCTGGTACCGTAGTAGGTAAACTTGAAGGGGAAAGAGAAATCACTTTGGGCTTTGTTGATTTACTGCGTGATGATTTTATTGAAAAAGATAAAAGTCGCGGTATCTATTTCACCCAAGATTGGGTCTCTCTACCAGGTGTTCTACCTGTAGCTTCGGGCGGTATTCACGTTTGGCATATGCCTGATCTAACCGAGATCATTGGATATGATTCCGTACTACAGTTCGGTGGAGGAACTTTAGGGCACCCTTGGGGAAATGCACCCGGTGCCGTAGCTAATCGAGTAGCTCTAGAAGCATGTGTACAGGCTCGTAATTATATGACAAATATAGTAAGCAGTGTAAGGGGCTAA
- the LOC111883443 gene encoding very-long-chain (3R)-3-hydroxyacyl-CoA dehydratase PASTICCINO 2A, with protein sequence MAGVLSLLRRFYLIAYNWIVFAGWFQVLFLALKTLKESGHEQVYSNIEKPLLLAQSAAFLEILHGVVGLVRSPISATLPQISSRLYVVWGILYSFPEVQTHPIVSSLVISWSITEIIRYSFFGTKEAFGSTPYWLLWLRYSTFLVLYPTGISSEIAMIYNALPYMKESEKYSIRMPNKWNFSFDYFYFAFVVFAIYLPGIPHLYGYMLAQRKKTLSKSKKA encoded by the exons ATGGCAGGGGTTTTGTCCCTTCTCAGGCGATTCTATCTCATCGCTTATAACTGGATTGTCTTCGCCGGATG GTTTCAAGTATTGTTCTTGGCTTTGAAAACTCTAAAGGAATCAGGGCATGAACAGGTTTACAGTAACATCGAAAAGCCGCTCTTATTAGCTCAATCTGCTGCCTTTTTAGAG ATACTACATGGTGTCGTAG GCTTGGTAAGATCCCCAATTTCAGCAACATTGCCTCAAATAAGTTCAAGATTGTATGTAGTATGGGGAATCCTTTATAGTTTCCCTGAG GTTCAAACACATCCTATTGTTAGCTCTTTGGTCATTAGTTGGAGTATCACTGAg ATTATTAGATACTCTTTCTTTGGGACAAAGGAGGCATTTGGTTCTACTCCATACTGGCTTTTATGGCTCAG GTATAGCACCTTTCTTGTGTTATATCCAACTGGCATCTCAAGTGAAATTGCTATGATCTATAATGCCCTACCTTATATGAAG GAATCTGAAAAGTATTCCATAAGGATGCCCAACAAATGGAACTTTTCATTTGATTACTTCTATTTTGCTTTTGTGGTGTTTGCAATCTACTTACCAG GAATTCCTCATTTGTATGGATACATGCTTGCACAAAGAAAGAAAACTTTGTCCAAGTCGAAAAAGGCATGA